The DNA region GGGATGCAATTTGAGTAATTTCAACTTAAATGGAAATCTGTTAGAAGGGCCTTTGACACCATCCATCTTTAATTGTAAAGGTCTGGAAGTGCTAGATCTTAGTAACAACAAGATCAATGATACATTTCCTCATTGGTTGGGAAGTCTTCCACAGCTACAAGTTCTTGTATTGAAGTCAAATCATATGCATGGTTCCTTGTGTGTGAATAGCTCTAAGTCTAGCCCTTTTTTctctaaaatccaaatttttgacctctcaagtaattatttttctggACCCCTACCAGTGGGATACATTAACAACTTCAAGGCTATCATAAATCTAGAGAAGATTGGTAGTACAGTGTCGTACATGGGGATGTATGATTACGAAGGTAGTGCCTTCTATACCTATTCCATTGGAATTGCTATGAAAGGACAAGATGTGGAATTGGTGAAAATTTTCACCATGTGGATGATCATTGATCTATCAAACAATCAGTTTGAAGGGGAGATTCCAAAGGTAATTGGGAAGCTTAACTTATTGAAAGGCCTCAACCTTTCTCATAATAACCTTAATGGTGGTATCCCCACCTCAATAGGGAATTTGACAAGTCTTGAATGGTTGGACCTATCTTCAAACAGGTTGTCTGGGACGATTCCAAATAGATTGGCAGATCTGCCATTTCTTTCATCCTTAAATGTTTCTGAAAATCAACTCCATGGTCAGATTCCTCAAGGCAAACAATTCAACACATTTGGAAATGATTCATATGAAggaaataagggactatgtgggTTTCCGGTCTCGAAAGGTTGCAACATCATTGAGCCACCACCTCCAAATGTGCTTAAAAAAGATGGCTCAAAATCAAACATTGCTTTTGGTTGGAAAGTGGTGTTGGTAGGTTATGGATGCGGAGTAGTGTTCGGAATGTTGGTGGGATATGTTGTTTTCCAAACTGGTAAGCCAAAATGGTTGGTGAATTTGGTTGAAAACCAACATGAGAAGAGGCGAAGAAGAAAGTCAAAGTAAGGCAATCGCAGCAATAGACGAAGAAGGGTCTAATTACTACAAATGATGTTCAAGCATTAGTgttgtattttcataatttcttgtTTTGTAGACCGTTTTGCCTATGGTGAAGGGTTGCATTGGTATGTGTCTGTCTTTATTATTGTACCAATTACTCTGTCTTTCATTGCATTTCGTACTATCTGTAATGGTTTGTTTGAGTGTAATATTTTGTATGGTGGTGTTGTCTATGTCTTCTTTCATGACTTTCAATTCAGTCTCAATAATCTTTGCTACTGCTCACTAAAGGAAAAAGGGGAACAAAATGTCTCAATGATCTCTGTTGTATTTTCGTAACTTTTTTACAAGTGTGTTTAATGTTTTGCCTTGACCAATTTAACCATATGTTTTTGTCTTTAGCATTGTGCCTGATGTAATCCCAGTGACGGCTTGTTCATGAATTACTTGACAAGCTAATGAATTATCAGGTTAAGTTTATAGCTAACATGGAAATCAAGATGTTGATGGTGCAGACAAAGTTAGAATTTGAAGCACTCATGTCTCTTTTTTCGCTCTATTTTCAGAGTAAACGTAGTTCGGTAACAAAGTTGATGTGAATTGAGGTACAGTTGGTGGATCCCAAGTCCCTAATTTCCTTTACGTAGGCTTAATTGAGGGAGCAATTGGGGTTTCAGCTGATATCCAGAGAAGACCAAAGCATGAGGTTTCAGCTGGTCCTTGTACTATATGCAATCTCCTATAGTAATTCCATTTGATAATTTATACATTTGTATCATTTAGTTGATCAATGAATCAATCACTGCAATCCTAGTTGTAACTTCTCTCATACCACTTAATATGAGTTTTCTAATTTATATTTGATGCTTTGAATTCAAATATAAATCGAATATGTATATTGGTATGTTCAAGTTCATAATTTTAGTAATTACCATAACACTTAACTTCATATTTAATTGGGTCCTTCAATTGATATTTCTTGGATTAAAATATAAACCGACTTTTTTATTGCTTGAATTGGGAcccataaaatttaaataatgggactcataaaatttgtaattaaaatgTTGATGTGTCAATCAAGTAACTGTGCTACTTGTCCAAATTCTAATTATGCTATACAGGATTGTTGCCTTTTTGCAACAAAACCTTGTTATATATTATATGCTAGTTTGTATACTTGTGTAATGCAAAGGTTGGTGGTGTTTGTCAGTATAATTCtcttaaaagtaaattttaaaaatttatatattctaataaaattttaaaaatatacattatatatatattgttgaaataaaattttttttgaataatctctcTTTTTCATACATTACCTAAAGTTATTCATAGCCTCTtcctaacccataaataagaggataatgcgcttcaacgcactTACACCTACGTACTCCAGTATTAGCAACAATGACTATGTTgattgagctaagactcaatcagtattgttgaaataaattttaaaagaatagattcaaaaaagtaaaacattAGCATCGAATAAAAAAAGAAGTGATGtgtgatttttcttttttgaattataataataggGTAAAGCTCGAACAATAAACATGACTAGTGCAACTTGAACCCAAACCACACCTGACACAATGAACATCTTAACCATTAGGCCGTCACATGGAGTTCAATCGACAATGtgtgttttaattattaaacaaataaaattaaattaatacaatGAGTCACATTTATACTCATTTAAGTAATATAACTGTTTTGGAAAAGaactaaaaagattaaaaaattcaTGCAAGTTTGATATAATGCAATAATTGCACTTCTGAATTTGAAATATGAAATAGGGTGAGGTAATGtacaaaaaaatttgattttagcAATAAAATTAGATGTTTTGTTTTAGGatgattgaatttttattttaatttaactactaacagttttattattttaaataaatgactCGTATGAACTGATTTATTTGAATGGATattattttttaggttttattGTGACAAAAGAGCAAATTGAAACTTTATTAGTggcaattaaatttatttatttaagtccaattttaacatttaattttggCATATACAGTTTTCTGTAAGAATgttcgaaaaatttttaatttaagattaaaaattgatttcatgtttcaaaagaaaattatttcATTCCGATTAAGCTTTTAACTTGATTGGCATTAACATTATTACCAATGtaagaggacgtgggttcgaatgtgttgaagcacattatcctcctatttatgggttggggagagaCTATATGTAATTTTAGGTATTATATCACAAAAAGAAGATATAATCGAAACctatattattttctttattgaaTCTAAATTGGATGATCATAGAATGGAAAAAGTCAGATGTAAATATGGATTTCATAATGGCATTGATGTTTGGCTAATGTTGCTCTGGGTGGCCTTCCTTTGGGATGGAAACCGAGCTATACTATCAATCCCTGGAGCTTAAATGATTGCTATATTGATGTTTTGGTTATTGGCGATGAAAATACCACTGAATGGTGGTTAAATGGCTTTTATGGAGTCTCAAATGGTAGAAGAAGAGCAGATTCTTGGGCCTTGCTTAAACAACTTAACCAAAATTACAACAATCCTTGGGTGGTTATGGGAGATTTCAATGAAATTCTTTTGATCTAGGAAAAACAATGGGGACGATTCAGGGACAAGAGACAAATGGGTGAATTCAGAGCTGCATTGGACGGTTGTAACTTGATTGATTTGGGTTATCAAAGGTGTTGGTATACATGGGAAAGGGGGAATTTTGCTTCCAATAATATTAGAAAGAGACTGGACAGGGGAGTCGCAAATTTGAATTGGTGTAATCTTTTCCCAAACTATATATTGATGCATTTGGGTCATTCTTGCTTGGATCATTCCCATATTTTACTCGACATTGAAGCTTTGGTGAATTCAGGTAACATTTTTGCTTTTAAATTTGAGATGGATTGGTTGTTGGATGACTCTtgcgaaaatgaaataaaagctcTTTGGAATTCTAACAAACATTTGCAAATTCCAGTTCGACTTTTGACTGTTAGGCCATGTTTAAATGCATGGGCCTCtaagaataaaaaagagaaaggacGGTGTATTAATGGGATGAAGTGTCGCCTCGGCGTATTAATAGGATGAAGCGTCTCCTTAATGAACAGGATAATGCTATGTCCAGTGATGATAATGTTGAGGAGATTATCAAAGTTAAATTGAATCTCAATTTGGAGATTGACAAATAATGCAAGTTCAAAGgctaaaaaagataataaaaaaattaaatgaatggctAAAACATATgagaagttagaaaatttttgtaaggagtcgaaattaaattataatttttatgatagtaaaaatataatttcactaatttaataatatatatctttataatttttaactgattaaattaattttttatcaattttaaagaagaccaaattataattttacctttaataatttaaaattttaaaaattttattcgcTGTTATTTGATGGAGACAGTAATAATATatagcagagttgaaggaatgaTGTAATGAATTGAAACGTGGAACAATGCGGACAGTAAAAGGGTACATATAGGTTGCTTTAATTGGTGGATGTAATGTCCTTATTTCCTTTAGTTAAGCTTATTAATTGAATTGGTGATTCAAAGATGCATGAATTTCTAGCTAGCAGTCTTCTTCCTCATCTCATTGCCTTTGTGACCAATGGGTGATTTCTCTGCAAAATTGGATTGTTTGTGGTTGAGACACTTAAAcacacacttagtgttatatggaacttaaaattgaattgaatttatttttttcttggaATTTACCTAACtttgtatatattattaatttggtCCCAAACCTATCTATCTATCAACATATTTGATGTATTTCTAGTGGATTAAATTTCCAGCAGTCTTCTTCCTCAAACTTATAGTGAATAGAGCATAATTTTATTCTTTTGTGTGGAAaataattttcacattaattaGCTTTGGTTGACAGGCAAGTGAATGACACTCACATTATTTACTGTTATAGGGAAGAAGGCTAAATCAATCTACTTTATAATctcatcaattttaatttttttagctgTTTAGGAAGTTCAAATGAAATTTAAGACTTTgctaaaaaaaaatcatccaattttaagaatgaaaaatatatggtaAAAAGGAAGTCATTGTTGATGATTGTGACAAATACAAAAAGTTTGAAAATCTAATATCCATAGCTTTTCAATGTAAAGGCAAAAAAGAGTGTAACACTAATGTTGTGGTATTATTTGTTGCCTATAAATACCATTCATATCCTTCATCTTCCTCTACAAACATAACATGGCCTCCTATCTCTTTCTCTCCCTATTCCTCTTCTTTCCCAATCTTTATGCTTCTTCTTCAGGATCTCACTCTTGCTCTCACCTTGAAGCTGCTTCTCTAATCCAGTTCAAGAACTCCTTTTTCATCACTCAAACAGTGGATGCTTATTAGTTTTACGATGAGATTGCTGGCCTTAAATCTTATCCCAAGACAAATTCATGGAAGGAGGGTACAGATTGCTGCTCATGGGATGGGGTCACTTGTCATCACCTAAATGCTCATGTTATTGCCCTTGAGCTGCAGCTATATGGCAACTTCCCTTCTGATACCACTCTCTTCCTTCTTCCTTACCTTCAAAAACTCAACCTTGTCTACAATGATTTTAATCGTTCCAAAATTCCATATGAGTTTGGTCGGTTTGAAAGTCTACTATATCTCAACCTTTCTCATGCAAGGTTTGTAGGAGAAGTCCCATCCCAAGTCTCCCACCTGTCAAAATTGGTTTCACTTGATCTCTCCTCTTGGATTTATGACCTAACATTTGACAAACATGCTCTGGAACCGAGGTCAGACAtctgtttttggatgaaattaacATGCCTTTTGTTAATGCTCATGTCTTCATGAATCTATCCTCTTCTCTACGGCCTCTCAGTCTTGTTTATTGTGAATTGCAAGGAAAATTCCCAAAAAACATTTTTGATTTGCCAAACCTCAATTTCCTCAACTTGGGAGGCAACCAAAACCTCAATCTTGATCATTTGAAGTTCAATTGGAGCAGCAATCTTGAACATTTGGATCTGTCGTGGATATCCTTATTTACAGAATTGATTGATTCAATTGATAATCTACAAGCCTTAAAGTACTTACCTCTATCAGGAAATTCTTTCTTTCAAGAATTGTCTGTCTCAAtcacaaatttatcatctttGGAGTACTTGATTATTGGAGACGCAAATTTATTTGCAGGATTGCCTGACTCGATGGGGAATCTTGTGTCCTTGAAGTTTTTAGATCTCCCCTATTCGAACTTATTAGGACCGGTTCCAAGATCACTGGGAAACCTCTTGCAACTCACTCATTTAGACTTGTTGTGGAACCAATTGAGTGGACAAAATCCATCGTCAATTCTAAACCTAAAGTAGCTTGAATACTTAAATATAGCTAAAAATTCATTAGAGAAGGTTCCATTCCAGATGAGGTAACCGCTTTTCCTAATCTGATATCTTTATATTTATATGGAAATTTACTCAATGGAAAGCTTTCGTCATGGTTGTATACTGCACCCTCCTTAAAGGAAATAGATCTCTCTCGAAATCAATTCAGTGGGCATATCAAAGAATTCCAATCCAAATCACTAGAATTGATAGCGTTAGAGAATAATAAACTCAAAGAATAATAAACTCAAAGGTCCTCTTCCATCGTCAATATTCCAACTTCTCAATCTTACCTATCTCACTTTATCCTCAAATAGTCTTGGTGGTGTCATAGCGTTTAGCATGTTCTCAAACCTTCCAAATCTCAAACATTCGACCTTTCATATAACAGCCTATCCTTAACATCTAATACTACTTCTAGTGTTAACCATATATTGCCTAATCTTGCACACTTACTTTTGTCATCTTGCAATCTTAGTGAATTCCCCCAGTTTTTAAAATGGCTTAAAAGTTTGGTAAGGTTAGACATTTCTTGCAACAGAATTGAAAGCAAGATTCTGCAATGGATGCAAGAGGTGGGGAATGACTCTTTCTAGTATTTAAATGCATCTCATAACTCTTTGACAGAAGTTGACCACTTTCCATGGAAGAATATTGTAGTTCTTGACTTAAGCTCCAATTTGATCTATGGAAATCTTCGGATTCCAGCTTCGACGATCAATGTCTTTTTGATCTCAAATAATAGTTTCAATTGAGAGGTCTCTTCTTTAATATGCAATGCCAGTTCTCTTCGAATTGTTGATTTGTCCCACAATAACTTGAGTGGAACAATTCCACAATGTTTTGGAAATTTGAGCAACAGCcttgaattcttgaatctgaAGAAGAACAAGTTCTATGGGACGATTCCTTCAACATTTGCAAAGGGATGCCAATTGAGTAATTTCAACTTAAACGGAAATCTGTTAGAAGGGCCTTTGATACCATCCATCCTTAACTATAGAGGTCTGAAAGTGCTAGATCTTGGTAGCAACAAGATCAATGACGCATTTCCTCATTGGTTGGGAAGTCTTCCACAGCTACAAATTCTTGTACTAAAGTCAAATCAAATATACGGTTCCTTGTGTGTCAATAGCTCAAGGTTTGGCCCTTTTTTctctaaaatccaaatttttgacctttcaagtaattatttttctggACCCCTACCTTTGAGATACATCAACAGCTTCAAGGCTATCATAAATCTCACAAAAGATGCAAGTACGATGACATACATGGGTATGAAGGATTTTAATAGTAGTATTGGAATTTATAGCTATTCCATTGGAATTGTCGTGAAAGGACAAGATATAACATTGAATAAAATTTTCGTCATGTGGGCGATCATTGATCTCTTAAATAAGAAGTTTGATGGATAGATTCCCAAGGTTATTGGAAAGCGTAGATCACTCAAAGGGCTAAACCTTTCTCATAATAACCTTAGTGGTTACAATATTCCCTCATCAATAGAGAGTTTGACCAACCTTGAATGGCTAGGCCACTCTTCAAACAAGCTGGTTGGAAGGATTCCAAGGGAACTGCTCAATTTGACAGCTCTTTCTACGTTAAACCTTtcaatgaatgaattgattgGGTGCATCCCTCAAGGAAAACAATTCAATACCTTTGCAAATACTTCCTATGAAGGGAACAAAGGATTACATGGTTTTCCATTGTCAAGTGATTGCAACAATAATGAGCTACCACCACCTTCAAACTTATTAGAAGAAGGTggatcaaaatcaaaatttggttTTGGGTGGAAAGTAGTGTTGTTGGGTTATGGATGTGGAGTGGTGTTAGGATTAGGCGTGGGATATGTAGTTTTCCAAACTGGTAAGCCAAAGTGGTTTAGAAACTTGAGAAGATTGTGCCTTAACTTATGGGGTTTCAGTTTTGCTCGATTAAATCTAaacaaccgaatatccttttaaaaaattaaggtacgaattttaaaataaaacaatttaaaggtAAGCTTATTTTCGAGGGttcaaatgtcgtgtcctaacttacggaacgtgacattttgttatctcgagacgAGAGGGCATTTAATGTtcgtttcaatttattcaagcattTCTCTAATCAACATCAATAAAGAAGGggtcgtattttaaattcttttcgagtttttgatTTTAGACGTTAAGACTGTAAGGCCTAATTTTGGCCCGGGGCCCGTAcaaatataaactaaataaaaaataaaagtccaAAATGTATTAGTCCATTTACAAACTAAACTCAGACCCAAACAAGCCCAACAACCAACCATAACCCAAATTCAAAACCTAAAATCTAGACCCAAAAATACAAGCCCGATAGGCCCAATATTTTAATtctcaggaaaccctagggtttccaccTTTGCGCCGCAGCCTTCAGCCGTCGTACAGCCCCAACGCCACTCGTGCCTCCAAGTCAACGCGCCGTATACCACCCGAGTGCCTGCACACACTCCGTACCTGCAAAAAAAACAAGTAAACAGCAGCAGAGCAACAGCCAATAcgaagaacaaagaaaaaaaattatattttttatttttttgaacattcggctataaagccttgAACAATCCATTGTAAGTTTTTTTACGGAGATGATAAAAAGAGAAATATACTGAGAAAATTAAAGGTGATTCACTCACTAATCCTTTGTTCTTCTTTTTTCGTTTTTATTTCTTGCATTATTTAGAATCTATCTAACAAATACAAAAAGGGAAGGCCTTCTCACCTGTTGACCAGCGTCGACCTAGTCGGTGGCTGCTTCTCTAGTTCAAAGGAATACGGATCCCTGGGGATCCGTTTAAAGCTGTGACGGAGACTGGGGTGCACTTGACACCACTGTCGCTCGCAGGTCGGCCCAGAGAAGAGAGAGGGTCAAGAGGATTTTAAGGGGAaagatttttaagattttttaaatcTGCCAAATGAAAGTTTTTAGGgtaaattttagtttatatatgtGTTTAATACGGTGTCGTTTTAAGCCGTAAGATTTGGCATTGAAGCGGCGTCGTTTCATGGCACGGCCTGTGTGCGTGACCCGACCCGaggaggatctgcgtgttttcatTGTTTTTGGGGTATTTAATCCCTTAGTCCCTCTGCTTTTTCTACCTTCTTCAATCGGGTCCCTTTCCTCTgctttgtatttttaattttgccccATGACTTCGGCCTTTGATTCATTTTGGCCCGCGTAGAAATGATGCGTTTTGTGGCCTTGGAATAATTTCCCGATCAGTCCCCCGTCGTTCTTTGCGTGTTCATTTAGGCcttgatttatattttattaatcttttgCATTTCATAATTTGTACctcatgttttattttgattgcaagTTAATCCTTAACTTTTTAGCTTCATTTTTTTCCTCACATTATTTATTGTAAACTGTTTtactatatattatttaaaattatttatattatctaCTTTTAAGTGCTTTATATATCGTCTATTTTAAATCTGTTTTTTTTCgtattatttattctaaaatagttttattgctTAGCTTAAAttgttctatatatatatatatatatatatattgttttgtatgttatgcattttaaatttcttttcatttattatctTATATGTTACTTTAAATCGTCTTataaattacttattttaaattgctttgtatattatttaattcaaaagtattcatTCTATAAcacttatttaaataattacgtatatatctctattttttttaattcatcaattcatgtatttattatcatttaaaacttgttttatatcatattgtttttttattttcattttgttttgtataTCTTATATTGAGTATATTATATTAGGCTATGTCTATTATTGTggcatattatttcatttttgtatTGTTACATCAATTATTCTCTATATATGATTGAAAATTGGGTTATACTTTTAGGttagttatatttaattgtttattttgttagtCGACTAAATAAGGCTATATTATCTTCATTCATCAACTGTTGTATttcatgcatgcatgttattCTATGTTTTCATTTTTCCTCGTGGTTTACAAATGTCATTTTATAATGCccaaatctttaaaattaattattttattttatttcaaatcaaaTCAATGCGTTTTAAGCTGGTTTtacaattatttatttgaaaattccttaaaacgaaggcaatgtttgatg from Gossypium hirsutum isolate 1008001.06 chromosome A04, Gossypium_hirsutum_v2.1, whole genome shotgun sequence includes:
- the LOC107931115 gene encoding receptor-like protein 9DC1, with the protein product MKRLLNEQDNAMSSDDNVEEIIKFYDEIAGLKSYPKTNSWKEGTDCCSWDGVTCHHLNAHVIALELQLYGNFPSDTTLFLLPYLQKLNLVYNDFNRSKIPYEFGRFESLLYLNLSHARFVGEVPSQVSHLSKLVSLDLSSWIYDLTFDKHALEPSSLRIVDLSHNNLSGTIPQCFGNLSNSLEFLNLKKNKFYGTIPSTFAKGCQLSNFNLNGNLLEGPLIPSILNYRGLKVLDLGSNKINDAFPHWLGSLPQLQILIPKVIGKRRSLKGLNLSHNNLSGYNIPSSIESLTNLEWLGHSSNKLVGRIPRELLNLTALSTLNLSMNELIGCIPQGKQFNTFANTSYEGNKGLHGFPLSSDCNNNELPPPSNLLEEGGSKSKFGFGWKVVLLGYGCGVVLGLGVGYVVFQTGKPKWFRNLRRLCLNLWGFSFARLNLNNRISF